From the Cryptomeria japonica chromosome 2, Sugi_1.0, whole genome shotgun sequence genome, one window contains:
- the LOC131051693 gene encoding replication protein A 70 kDa DNA-binding subunit A-like has protein sequence MLTNDSVLILALRNACAGYFNGKLINITATTTLHINPSFPEAELLTLRGKDPLFVVPFVAETIHIDGRYTRMTIYSIHERMSIKPETIQTTLLAVLRFVNVNDQNFYYAACPLIVNGRPCKKKCTQHVDDSWFCSRCQMTMQDCNYSYLLPLKLQDAIGTLWATTFDEGGIHLLHKTAKQLYALQNDATTIETPSSVIKTLLSRYYSFTVLVSTETYNSEMKMKVTVNKVAPIDFKVECHALLAEIGCLSTKT, from the coding sequence ATGTTGACCAATGATAGTGTGCTTATCCTTGCTTTGCGTAATGCTTGTGCTGGCTATTTTAATGGGAAGCTTATAAACATAACAGCTACAacaacattacatatcaacccaAGTTTTCCAGAAGCAGAGCTTCTAACATTAAGAGGAAAGGATCCTTTGTTTGTTGTACCCTTTGTTGCAgaaactatccacatagatggAAGATATACTAGAATGACAATTTATTCAATCCATGAGCGGATGAGCATCAAACCAGAAACAATTCAGACAACATTGCTAGCTGTTCTGCGCTTTGTGAATGTCAATGACCAAAATTTCTACTACGCAGCTTGCCCACTGATAGTCAATGGAAGGCCTTGCAAGAAAAAATGTACACAACACGTTGATGATTCTTGGTTCTGCTCTAGATGTCAAATGACTATGCAAGACTGTAATTATAGTTACCTCTTGCCTCTAAAGTTGCAAGATGCCATAGGTACTCTGTGGGCCACTACATTTGATGAGGGTGGcattcacttgctacacaaaactgcAAAACAACTCTATGCACTACAAAATGATGCAACAACAATAGAGACACCTTCCTCGGTGATCAAGACACTACTGTCACGTTACTATTCATTCACAGTGTTGGTTTCTACTGAGACATATAAttcagaaatgaagatgaaagtgACAGTCAATAAAGTTGCTCCTATTGACTTCAAAGTTGAGTGCCATGCATTACTTGCAGAAATTGGCTGCCTAAGTACAAAGACTTAA